Proteins encoded together in one Sander lucioperca isolate FBNREF2018 chromosome 17, SLUC_FBN_1.2, whole genome shotgun sequence window:
- the bcl6b gene encoding B-cell CLL/lymphoma 6 member B protein, translating into MNMMEVLEGYRVDRVQEMRAAAPAEGYVKEFTRHSNDVLLNLNELRHRNILTDTTLVVGDVHLRAHCAVLVACSGFFYSLYSHRVLLQGRGGSGEQLMTVSLPNTLNPSCISLLLDFMYTSRLPLTPSTVPGVLTAATYLQMDHVADTCRDFMQLHCRENMSVRHPQLELDSRVSVASVAPKGGDLPNPGPQRLLPTAVATRVPAEVVGSLKPGAFPTCQTGSKELKGEPESPLMGTPNPSPDSPARSSCQPNSPAESNTCNKNLVATPDPKSCNWKKYKYIVLNPLCAATAVKEEEMEEPQSNTSPVGDRMGSTPRATEAWSGEVPGQIDRQGQASCYEGSGRAPPLRPPPSVDHPTVPPTHKEGTVSPCTIFPNLHPTDPEAAQHAIKRENYYVPYCYSGNLQGTKTGSGDKPYRCNVCGAQFNRPANLKTHSRIHSGEKPYRCDTCGARFVQVAHLRAHVLIHTGEKPYPCHTCGTRFRHLQTLKSHLRIHTGEKPYTCEKCDLHFRHKSQLRLHLRQKHGAVTNTKIRYKVLTEPYQPILQAC; encoded by the exons ATGAACATGATGGAAGTATTGGAAGGATACAGGGTGGACAGAGTGCAGGAGATGAGGGCTGCTGCCCCGGCCGAGGGATACGTGAAGGAGTTCACACGCCATTCCAACGACGTGCTGCTGAACCTGAATGAACTCCGGCACCGGAACATCCTGACAGACACCACCTTGGTTGTCGGCGACGTACACCTACGTGCACACTGTGCTGTGCTTGTGGCCTGCAG CGGGTTCTTCTACTCGCTGTACTCCCACCGTGTGTTGCTTCAGGGGCGTGGTGGCAGCGGGGAGCAGCTTATGACCGTGTCTCTCCCCAACACCTTGAACCCATCTTGCATCTCCCTGCTGCTCGACTTCATGTACACCTCCCGCCTCCCCCTGACACCAAGCACCGTCCCCGGGGTGCTTACTGCTGCAACCTACCTGCAGATGGACCACGTGGCCGATACCTGCCGGGATTTCATGCAGCTGCACTG CAGGGAGAATATGAGTGTAAGACACCCTCAACTGGAGCTGGATTCCAGGGTGTCTGTAGCCTCTGTAGCCCCCAAAGGAGGGGACCTGCCCAATCCAGGACCCCAGAGATTACTCCCAACAGCAGTGGCAACAAG GGTCCCTGCGGAGGTTGTGGGTTCTCTCAAGCCAGGGGCTTTCCCGACCTGCCAGACCGGGTCAAAGGAGTTGAAAGGAGAGCCTGAGTCGCCCCTCATGGGCACCCCGAATCCATCTCCAGACAGCCCCGCCCGCTCCAGCTGCCAACCTAACTCTCCAGCAGAATCTAACACCTGCAACAAAAACCTTGTG GCCACGCCGGACCCAAAGTCTTGCAATTGGAAAAAATACAAGTACATTGTCCTCAACCCTCTCTGTGCAGCCACAGCGGTGAAGgaagaggagatggaggaaCCACAAAGTAACACATCACCCGTTGGCGACAGGATGGGCTCGACACCCAGAGCAACAGAGGCGTGGTCTGGAGAAGTGCCTGGTCAGATTGATAG ACAGGGGCAGGCCTCCTGCTACGAGGGTTCTGGCCGAGCCCCTCCCCTCAGGCCACCCCCCTCTGTGGATCACCCAACAGTGCCTCCCACTCACAAGGAGGGAACAG TCTCACCCTGCACCATTTTCCCAAACCTGCACCCCACTGATCCAGAGGCAGCCCAACATGCAATCAAGCGTGAGAACTACTATGTGCCCTACTGTTACTCTGGCAACCTTCAAGGAACCAAGACTGGCTCAG GTGACAAGCCATACCGCTGTAATGTGTGCGGCGCCCAGTTCAACCGACCTGCCAACCTGAAGACTCACTCTCGCATCCACTCAGGAGAGAAGCCTTACCGCTGTGACACCTGTGGCGCACGATTTGTTCAG GTTGCCCATCTGAGGGCCCATGTTCTGATCCATACGGGGGAGAAACCTTACCCCTGCCACACATGTGGCACCCGCTTCCGCCACCTGCAGACCCTGAAGAGCCATttgcgcattcacactggagagaagccttaCACT TGTGAGAAGTGTGATTTACACTTCCGCCACAAGAGTCAGCTGCGTCTTCACCTGCGGCAGAAACACGGGGCCGTCACCAACACCAAGATCCGCTACAAGGTCCTGACCGAGCCCTACCAGCCCATTCTGCAGGCCTGCTGA